One window of the Salvia miltiorrhiza cultivar Shanhuang (shh) chromosome 6, IMPLAD_Smil_shh, whole genome shotgun sequence genome contains the following:
- the LOC130987960 gene encoding acyl carrier protein 2, chloroplastic-like isoform X2 — protein MASVSANFLCARTSVRVPPNQMMLSKSLRLATVGWGRTPGFPRLATSRFQITCAAKKETVDKVCEIVRKQLALPADKEITPQTTFTDLGADSLDTVTTPFSLFTHIYAPFSNKRLVLRGRAGNCKFMRELHSNRSHLTTCRCRFVLDLETNSNLLEQ, from the exons ATGGCGTCCGTTTCTGCCAATTTTCTTTGCGCAAGAACTTCAGTTCGTGTGCCTCCCAACCAG ATGATGCTGAGCAAGAGTTTACGGTTGGCGACAGTTGGTTGGGGGAGGACACCTGGTTTCCCTCGTCTCGCAACTTCGCGCTTCCAAATCACTTGTGCT GCAAAGAAAGAAACAGTGGACAAAGTGTGTGAGATAGTGAGGAAGCAGCTGGCATTGCCTGCTGACAAGGAAATCACCCCTCAGACTACTTTCACAGATCTTGGAGCTGACTCCCTTGACACTGTAACAACCCCATTCTCTCTCTTTACACACATTTATGCTCCTTTTTCTAATAAACGTCTCGTGCTGAGAGGTCGTGCTGGTAACTGTAAATTTATGCGGGAATTACACTCGAATAGAAGTCATTTGACTACTTGTAGATGTAGATTTGTCCTGGATTTGGAAACGAACTCAAATTTGTTAGAGCAGTAA
- the LOC130987962 gene encoding GDSL esterase/lipase At5g45920-like has translation MRPKIYLFGDSITEMSFGDGGWGASLANHFARQADVVLRGYGGYNTRWALKVIHKIFPATGEAPLAVTVFFGANDLSLPDRYCGSLHVPLDEYKHNLLAIVAFFKKQWPSTRIILITPPPIDEDARHLNPFDNNSWGPPDRTNEVAGRYAKHCLDVAAECGLPAIPLWQKMQQLPDWKKALLCDGLHPTQQGNKFVFEEVINLLAQEQISLETLPADFPLISEMDLNDPLKSFAI, from the exons ATGAGGCCCAAAATTTATCTGTTCGGCGACTCAATCACTGAGATGTCGTTCGGCGACGGCGGATGGGGTGCTTCTCTCGCAAATCACTTCGCTCGCCAG GCGGATGTGGTGTTGAGAGGGTATGGCGGTTACAACACCAGATGGGCTCTCAAGGTCATCCACAAAATCTTTCCGGCCACCGGCGAAGCTCCGCTCGCGGTCACGGTGTTCTTCGGCGCCAATGACTTATCGCTACCGGACAGATACTGCGGCTCTCTACACGTGCCGCTTGATGAGTACAAGCACAATCTTCTCGCCATTGTTGCCTTTTTCAAG AAGCAATGGCCGTCCACGCGCATCATCCTCATCACGCCTCCTCCAATCGATGAAGATGCACGTCACCT AAATCCTTTTGACAACAACTCTTGGGGGCCGCCGGACAGGACAAATGAGGTAGCTGGTCGATATGCCAAACACTGCCTCGACGTAGCAGCTGAATGTGGGCTTCCAGCTATCCCTCTCTGGCAAAAAATGCAGCAACTTCCTGACTGGAAAAAGGCTCTTTTGTG TGATGGCCTGCATCCCACTCAGCAAGGCAATAAGTTTGTATTTGAGGAAGTGATTAATCTACTTGCTCAAGAACAAATAAGTCTGGAGACGCTGCCAGCAGATTTCCCGCTCATATCTGAGATGGACCTTAACGATCCACTCAAGTCGTTCGCGATCTAA
- the LOC130987960 gene encoding acyl carrier protein 1, chloroplastic-like isoform X3 — MASVSANFLCARTSVRVPPNQMMLSKSLRLATVGWGRTPGFPRLATSRFQITCAAKKETVDKVCEIVRKQLALPADKEITPQTTFTDLGADSLDTVEIVMGLEEEFDITVQEDNQDNITCIQEAADLIEQLVAKKS; from the exons ATGGCGTCCGTTTCTGCCAATTTTCTTTGCGCAAGAACTTCAGTTCGTGTGCCTCCCAACCAG ATGATGCTGAGCAAGAGTTTACGGTTGGCGACAGTTGGTTGGGGGAGGACACCTGGTTTCCCTCGTCTCGCAACTTCGCGCTTCCAAATCACTTGTGCT GCAAAGAAAGAAACAGTGGACAAAGTGTGTGAGATAGTGAGGAAGCAGCTGGCATTGCCTGCTGACAAGGAAATCACCCCTCAGACTACTTTCACAGATCTTGGAGCTGACTCCCTTGACACT GTGGAAATAGTGATGGGGCTGGAAGAAGAGTTTGACATCACAGTGCAAGAGGATAACCAAGACAACATAACCTGCATCCAAGAAGCTGCTGATCTCATTGAACAGCTTGTTGCCAAGAAATCTTGA
- the LOC130987960 gene encoding uncharacterized protein LOC130987960 isoform X1 yields the protein MRSAAEKLRFFHRSSSLSFLSPRSAFRQFKTSTSTTTTTAAAAANTSPALTEEEVNQINAVIGRLCDSNHLKEASDLISAALSTARPPLASLPLSSLISRLASEPDLTHPMHLLNTLKYNPNASDPSVLIPVAKMLLSSLFQNGRPKMAVKVFQWVARPDFPGGPAADLDLYGVLVNGFCRNGMMLESLRVLRVMAGENLVIGDEIRVCIHRGLLREARVREALELNAALGSYTPGSDGSTCVPEKVVHLLDQMIANWVE from the coding sequence ATGAGATCTGCGGCGGAGAAGCTCCGCTTCTTCCACCGGAGTTCATCGCTCAGTTTCTTATCTCCACGATCAGCATTCAGACAATTCAAGACCTCTACATCAACCACCACGACCAccgcggcggccgccgccaacaccagccccgccctAACCGAGGAAGAAGTGAACCAAATCAACGCCGTAATCGGCCGCCTCTGCGACTCAAACCACCTGAAAGAAGCTTCCGACCTCATCTCCGCCGCCCTTTCCACCGCCAGGCCTCCTCTCGCTTcactccctctctcctctcttatCAGCCGCCTCGCTTCCGAGCCCGACCTCACCCACCCAATGCACCTGCTCAACACCCTCAAATACAACCCTAACGCATCGGATCCGTCGGTTCTAATCCCCGTCGCGAAAATGCTCCTCTCCTCACTCTTCCAAAACGGTCGGCCGAAGATGGCCGTCAAGGTTTTCCAGTGGGTGGCGCGGCCCGATTTCCCCGGCGGTCCGGCGGCGGACCTGGATCTCTACGGTGTTTTGGTTAATGGATTTTGCAGGAATGGGATGATGTTGGAGAGTCTTCGTGTTTTGAGAGTGATGGCGGGTGAAAATTTGGTGATTGGGGATGAGATTAGGGTTTGTATTCACAGGGGTTTGTTGAGGGAGGCTAGGGTTAGGGAAGCTTTGGAGCTGAATGCTGCATTGGGAAGTTATACTCCGGGGAGTGATGGGAGTACTTGTGTTCCAGAGAAGGTTGTCCATTTGCTGGATCAGATGATTGCAAATTGGGTGGAGTAG